TGTACGAGATGGCAAGGATGAGGCAGAAGAGGTTATACATACCCATAGTGGCCTCAACCCAGACGGGCTGGCTTCCCGTCAACTCGGCCATTTGCTTGACATCAGGGAAATAAAACAGGCCCTTCTCGGGCTGATTGTCAGGCGTAAACATGTTCTTCTTCCATGGCTCTCTGAGCAACCCCTCCACAGTGACCTCGCCCTTGGGCAACCCATCCGGCCTCGTCCTCTGATCTCTGTGCTTCTTGTCGATCCAGCCGCGGTTTATAAGAATAGTCGTGGCGTCCTCGCGCTCTAACGGCGTAATGACCATGTATCCGTCAGTACCGTCTCGCATGCGCGGTCCGATAAGCATCTCTTGGTCGTGTCGGAAGCGGCCTGTTGCTGTGACACGGCGGTAGTCGAACTCGTGGACGGCCGAGGGGTCGAtggtgggagggagggggaggggatcTCGGACGAGGCGGTCTTCAAACTTTGCGATGAGCTCCGTCTTCCAGCCTAGACGCTGGACCTGCCATGAGCCGAGAATGAAGGCCGTGATGGGGATGATGGCTGTGCAAATGTTAGCTCTCCGCTCGTATGTAGATGTGAATTGGCGtaccgaggatgatgagaccaGGTCCATGGCGCTTCCCTGCACGAACAATCTGCGGCGGTCCATCGAGAATCGACACAAACTCCGGGTCATCGGCGTCGGGCTGCTTCCTGGTATTGCGACGAAAGGTGGATGATGTGAAGGGTCTTTTCGGCGGGGCGGAGGCCAATCTCGGACACCGGGGGATGGGCCTTGAAGCGCGCAGGCTGCGCAACAGCAGATTCCGGGGCGCGTTCATTGTGGCAGATGACGCATTGGAGGTTGGGGGATTATCGTGGTGGAGGTGGGATGGTTatggtcttggtggtgatgatgtcgttCTCGGACCGGACGGAAAGACCCACTTTACGGAGCCATAGAGTCGGCGACCTGGGTTTACATAGATGAGGCTGCGAAAACAAGCCTGCCATGAATATCTTCTTTAAAGGGGTAATTATTTCAAGTTGATTTGAGTTGATATGGGCGAGttcagccatggccatgagaaAGGTGATGTGAGTGATTAGGGATGAATTACTCATAGAAAGTGATCATTGGAGTTGTGTGTAAGTTGGGCCGACTTGTGAGAACTTGGAGTGTACACTGGGGGCAAGGCACGGTGATCGTAAGAAGTTCAGTCTATTCGTGTACAATAATCAATGTACTTGGTCTGTTTGGGGTCTATATCATTGTCATTGAGCCCCCCTAGGATCCCAAAACCTGGGCTTTTTAAATCTATGCAAATCCAATGGCGTCCAAGAATGGCATGGCCGCTATTGCAAAGACGTCTAGTTCTTAAGAGCGTCGATCCACTCCAGAGCAACCTTGGGCTCCATTCTGTTTCGGTAGTCGGGATCGATGTAGACGTTGCGAACGACACCGGAACCGTCGACAAGCAGAGTGGCA
The window above is part of the Fusarium falciforme chromosome 3, complete sequence genome. Proteins encoded here:
- a CDS encoding SURF1-like protein, giving the protein MNAPRNLLLRSLRASRPIPRCPRLASAPPKRPFTSSTFRRNTRKQPDADDPEFVSILDGPPQIVRAGKRHGPGLIILAIIPITAFILGSWQVQRLGWKTELIAKFEDRLVRDPLPLPPTIDPSAVHEFDYRRVTATGRFRHDQEMLIGPRMRDGTDGYMVITPLEREDATTILINRGWIDKKHRDQRTRPDGLPKGEVTVEGLLREPWKKNMFTPDNQPEKGLFYFPDVKQMAELTGSQPVWVEATMEPEFMQMVDYEARGIPYGRAAEVNLRNNHAQYIFTWYGLCAATSIMLWMVVKKPSNEIVRRVARSKGL